Below is a genomic region from Altererythrobacter sp. Root672.
ACGCAGAAAGCGGTGAGCTCGATGACCGACCTCACTCCGGATGAATACGCCGCGATGATGCGCGCCGGGGGCCGCTCGCCCGAAGGCCAGCGCTCGATCAAAGGGAAGAATTAATGGCGAAGATTACTGCTGGTATTGCCACCAGCCACGTTCCGGCGATCGGCGCGGCGTTCGATCAAGGACGTACCCAGGATGAATACTGGAAGCCGGTGTTCGACGCCTACGAATGGGTCAAGCGCTTCGAGGAAGAGGAAGACCCCGACGTCATCATCCTCTGCTACAACGACCACGCGAGTTCGATGATGCTCGATGTCGTGCCGACGTTCGCGCTCGGCATGGCGGAAGAGTTCGAAGTGGCTGACGAGGGCTGGGGCCGCCGCCCGGTGCCGACGGTCGTCGGCGATCCGGTGTTCGCCGCGCACCTTGCCGAACAGCTGGTGATCGACAACTTCGACCTCACCCTGATGAACGAGATGGCGGTCGATCACGGCCTGACTGTTCCGCTTTCGCTGATGTTCGGCAAGCGCGAGGAATGGCCGGTCCGGGTCATTCCGCTCGCGGTCAACGTCACCCAGTTCCCGACTCCTTCGGGCGAGCGCTGCTGGCAGCTCGGTGCGGCGATCCGCGACGCGGTGCAGTCCTACCCTGCAGGCCTCAACGTACAGATCTGGGGCACCGGCGGTATGAGCCACCAATTGCAAGGCGAACGTGCAGGGTTGATCAACCCGGAATTCGACAACGCCTTCCTCGACAAGCTCGCCACCGAGCCCGACGAATTGCGCAAGATCACTCGCCTCGACTACCTGCGCGAAGCCGGTACCGAGGGGATCGAATTGATCATGTGGCTGATCATGCGTGGCGCGCTTGGCGAAAAGGTGGAGGAGCTGAATCGCTTCTATCACGTCCCCGCTTCGAACACCGCGGTCGGCCACATCGTATTTCGTCCGGCCGAGTAAGGTAGACATTGCGGCCGAGTCCCACTAAGGGCCGCCCCCTTTCCTCCCTCGTAAGAGTTCTGATCCCATGAGCCTTCGCAACGTGGCAATCATCGCCCACGTCGATCACGGCAAGACCACGCTTGTCGACCAGCTGTTCCGCCAGTCCGGCACCTTCCGCGAAAACCAGCGCGTTGAGGAACGGGCCATGGATTCCAATGACCTGGAGAAAGAGCGAGGGATCACCATCCTCGCCAAGTGCACCAGCGTCGAATGGCACGGCACCCATATCAACATCGTCGATACGCCCGGCCACGCCGACTTCGGCGCCGAGGTGGAGCGAATCCTGTCGATGGTCGACGGGGTGATTCTCCTGGTCGACGCAGCCGAAGGCCCGATGCCGCAGACCAAGTTCGTCACCGGCAAGGCGCTCGGTCTCGGCCTGCGTCCGATCGTGGTGGTCAACAAGATCGACCGTCAGGACGCTCGCCCGAGCGAAGTGCTCGACGAGGTGTTCGACTTGTTCGTCAACCTCGACGCCAATGACGAGCAGCTCGACTTCCCGGTGCTCTACGCTTCGGGCCGCGCGGGCTTCGCCAGCGAAGATCTGACAGCGCGCGAGGGCAACCTCGATCCGCTGTTCAAGGCCATCGTCAGCCACGTGCCGGCGCCCGACCTCGATCCCGACGGCGCTTTCGCGATGCTCGCGACGCTGCTCGACCGCGATCCGTTCCTCGGCCGTATCCTGACCGGCCGGATCGAAAGCGGCCGCCTCGAAGTCGGCATGCCGATCAAGGCGCTCGACGTGAACGGCAAGGTGGTTGAAGCCGGCCGCGCGACCAAGGTCTTCGCTTTCGAAGGTCTCGAGCGCGTTCCCGTGCTTCATGCTTCGGCGGGCGACATTGTTGCCATTGCCGGCCTGACCGACGCCACGGTTTCGAACACGATCTGCGACCCGACGGTCAGCGTGCCGATCGCCGCGCAGCCGATCGATCCGCCAACGCTGGCCATGAGCTTTGCCGTCAACGACAGCCCCTATGCCGGGCGCGAAGGCGACAAGGTCCAGAGCCGCGTGATCCGCGACCGCTTGGAGCGTGAGGCCGAAAGCAACGTCGCCATCCGCATCACTGAAAGCCGCGACAAGGACGCGTTCGAAGTCGCCGGCCGCGGCGAGCTTCAGCTCGGCGTGCTGATCGAGAACATGCGCCGCGAAGGTTTCGAACTGTCGATCAGCCGCCCGCGCGTGCTGTTCCAGGACGGACCCGAAGGTCGCGAGGAGCCCTACGAAACCGTCGTGATCGACGTGGACGAGGAATTCTCCGGCACCGTGGTCGAGAAGATCGCCCAGCGTAAGGGCGAGATGACCGACATGCGCCCGAGCGGTGGCGGCAAGACCCGCATCACCTTCAGCGCCCCGAGCCGCGGCCTGATCGGCTATCACGGCGAGTTCCTGTCGGACACCCGCGGTACCGGCGTGATGAACCGCCTGTTCGAGAAGTACGGGCCGTACAAGGGTTCGATCAGCGGTCGCCAGAACGGCGTGTTGATCTCGATGGAGCAGGGAGAGGCCGTGCCTTACGCGCTCAACGCGCTCGAAGATCGCGGCGTGCTGTTCATCAACCCGGGCGAAAAGCTGTACCAGGGCATGGTGATCGGCGAAAACGCCAAGCCGCAGGACCTTGAGGTCAATCCGCTCAAGTCCAAGCAGCTGACCAACTTCCGCTCCACCGGCAAGGACGACGCCGTTCGTCTGACCCCGCCGCGGAAGATGACGCTGGAACAGGCCATCGCCTACATCCAGGACGACGAACTGGTCGAAGTGACCCCGCAGTCGATCCGCCTGCGCAAGCGCTACCTCGATCCGAACGAGCGCAAGAAGATGTCGCGCAAGGAAGGCTGAGGCCTTTCGATCCTCCCCGAGCTTGCTCGGGGAGGTCCTTCGCCAAGCGTCCTTCGACAAGCTCAGGACGAACGGAGGTTGGTTCTACCTCCAATCCCAAGGCACCGTTCGTGGTGAGCCTGTCGAACCACCGGCGTTTAGCCGCCTACCCCTCCGTCACGCGCTTTCAGCGCACGCCACCTCCCCGAGACAAGCTCGGGGAGGACCCAGGCTCAAGATGCCGGCAAGGCGGAGCCTTGCAGCGGGTCTTCGAACAGCACGGTGCCCTCAGTCGCGCCGACCGTAGCCGATTCGGGCAGGACGGTCGGGTTCGCCGGGTAACTCTTGCCATCATACTGCAGCCGGACCTGCCGGGATTCGGCCCCACCACCGCCCACGCCGACGCTGAGGTCGCGCCAGCCGTTGGTGATCGTCGCCAACTCTCGGATCGGTTCTTGGGTGACGGTGGTCTTCGTCACGGCGTGCAGTCCTGACGCATCCCGTTTGAACACCAGCAGGCTGCAGCCGCCCGATCCACAGGCCGTCGGGCCGTAGGCATAGACGATCACTTCGGCATTGCCGTCCGCGTCGAGATCGGAAGCGACGGTCGCGAAGAGTGTGTTCGGATCGGGGAAGGCGGCACGAAGCGCGTCCTTTACGCCTGGATCCGTGAGCAGGGCGTTGGCCGGCAACAGGGCCGGATTCGGGGCCGCGGTCTCCGTGGCAGCGGGGGTGGCTTCAGCCGTCGCCGCCTCGTCGCTGGTACTGGAGTTGTTGCAGCCCACCAGCACGAGGCTGGCTGCGACCCCAACGAGGGTTGAGCGAACATTGCTGGAAGTTGAAGTCATCGGCCGAGCCTCTCTCGAAGTTGGATTGACCCTGGCACCTTAGTATCGGAGCAAGCCGCTCATCATCGGGAATAATCCTGAGATCCTGTTTCCGGCGCGGAGCCGTGAACGGTCGCCCAAATCAAGCCTCTCGCCTCGAGACGGATAACATTTGCGACAAGTGTTCCGTTGCCCATTCCTCCTGAAAGGAGGATAATCTGCGCCAATAGAGTGCTGGAGACGGAACAATGCTTGCCCGGTTTCGCACAATCGCCCTTGGTGGTCTCATTGCGGCCTTGTTCGCCGCGGGGCCGGCCCAGGCCCGTGCCGATGAGCCGCTCCCGCGGTTCGAAGATGCTGTCTGCCCAGGCGTAGTCGGGCTCAAGCGGGACGCGGCCGAAACTGTCGTCGGCATGATCCGCGTCAATGCCGAGGCGCTGGGTCTTCCGCTTGCGAACGAACAGACTTGCGAAGCGAACGTGGTGGTCGCCTTCATCGATGACGGGGCCGACTATCTGAACCGGCTCGTCGGCCAGAACAGCACTATCTTCTTCGAAATGGACAAGGGGGAGCGCGAACGGATCCTGGCAGAGACCGGCGACGCGCGCGCCGTGCTGCGCGTCCGGGCGCGTTCGCGCGACGGCATGCCGATCCCTCGGCGAGAGAACATGACCGATATTCCCATTGCGGAAATGTGGGGCGCGCATTCGAAGATCTACACTGCGACCCGAAATGACATCCTCTCGGCCCTGGTCCTGATCGACCGCAAGGCGGTGACCGGCCTCAGCCTGCAGCAGCTGGCCGACTATGCGACGCTCCGTGCGTTCACCCACACGCTGCCACCGGCTTCGGCGCGGGGTGAGTCCATTGTCAGCCTGTTCGACGAGGGGGCCGATCGCCCCGCGGGCTTGACCGACTTCGATCACAAGTTCCTTGGCGCGCTTTACGAGGGCTTGCCCAACCTGCCGGGCTCTGCCCGGCTCGCAGCGCTGGAGGCCGCGACCGGCGCGCCGTTCACCGAATAAGCGTTACACCCTGAATCGAGCTGCCGCCCCGCGAGGGCGGTGGCGTTTGCCCGGAGAATTTAGACGATGCTGTTGTTGCGGACTGGGGTCCTGGGCTTGCTGGCAAGTGCGGCGTTGTTGGTCGTGCCAGCGCAGGCGCAAGACGCCGCTAACCGGGCAGCGGATTCCGGCAACGAGGACATCGTGGTCACTGGCCGCGCGGAAGAGCCCACGCACGCCGAAGTCAGCCGGCAGGCACGAGAGATCACCGAAACGCGCGGCGACCTAATGTACAACCCCCTGGCGCGGATCGAGGATCGCCTTTGTCCGGGGATCCTGGGGCTGAAGCCCGAGTTCGCGGCCCTGATGATCGACCGCATCCGCTGGACCGGCGAACGGCTGGACATGTGGATGGCCGACGACACCGACTGTTCGCCCAACCTCATCATCGCGTTCGTCGAAGATGGGCAAGCCGAACTCCAGCGCCTGGCCGAGAACAACGGTTACATGTTCCAGTGGATGGATCGGCACGATCGAGACGCTCTGCTGGCCGAGGAAGGCCCGGTGCGGGTCTGGACCACCTCGATGATGCGCGCCAGCAATGGCATGCCGCTGTCACGGCGGGAAAACCTCACCAGTCCGCCGGTGCTGCAGATGAACGCGGCCCATTCCAAGATCTACATCAACGTGCGCGAGGACATCGCCCAGACCGTGGTCCTGTTCGACCGCGAAAAGGTACGCGAAAAGACGCTGATCCAGCTGGCCGACTATGCGACGATGCGC
It encodes:
- a CDS encoding class III extradiol dioxygenase subunit beta yields the protein MAKITAGIATSHVPAIGAAFDQGRTQDEYWKPVFDAYEWVKRFEEEEDPDVIILCYNDHASSMMLDVVPTFALGMAEEFEVADEGWGRRPVPTVVGDPVFAAHLAEQLVIDNFDLTLMNEMAVDHGLTVPLSLMFGKREEWPVRVIPLAVNVTQFPTPSGERCWQLGAAIRDAVQSYPAGLNVQIWGTGGMSHQLQGERAGLINPEFDNAFLDKLATEPDELRKITRLDYLREAGTEGIELIMWLIMRGALGEKVEELNRFYHVPASNTAVGHIVFRPAE
- the typA gene encoding translational GTPase TypA, translating into MSLRNVAIIAHVDHGKTTLVDQLFRQSGTFRENQRVEERAMDSNDLEKERGITILAKCTSVEWHGTHINIVDTPGHADFGAEVERILSMVDGVILLVDAAEGPMPQTKFVTGKALGLGLRPIVVVNKIDRQDARPSEVLDEVFDLFVNLDANDEQLDFPVLYASGRAGFASEDLTAREGNLDPLFKAIVSHVPAPDLDPDGAFAMLATLLDRDPFLGRILTGRIESGRLEVGMPIKALDVNGKVVEAGRATKVFAFEGLERVPVLHASAGDIVAIAGLTDATVSNTICDPTVSVPIAAQPIDPPTLAMSFAVNDSPYAGREGDKVQSRVIRDRLEREAESNVAIRITESRDKDAFEVAGRGELQLGVLIENMRREGFELSISRPRVLFQDGPEGREEPYETVVIDVDEEFSGTVVEKIAQRKGEMTDMRPSGGGKTRITFSAPSRGLIGYHGEFLSDTRGTGVMNRLFEKYGPYKGSISGRQNGVLISMEQGEAVPYALNALEDRGVLFINPGEKLYQGMVIGENAKPQDLEVNPLKSKQLTNFRSTGKDDAVRLTPPRKMTLEQAIAYIQDDELVEVTPQSIRLRKRYLDPNERKKMSRKEG